The Papaver somniferum cultivar HN1 chromosome 3, ASM357369v1, whole genome shotgun sequence genome includes a region encoding these proteins:
- the LOC113357022 gene encoding U-box domain-containing protein 44-like translates to MTESWESFDSGSQSEQSFHLERTHIEPIYDSFLCPLTKQVMRDPVSIENGRTFEREAIEKWFRELRESGRRLVCPLTQKELKSADLNPSIALRNTIEEWMARNEAAQREVAHRCLSLDCSEHEILQALNYIQNICLQSRSNKHAIRNAELIPKVVDMLKSSSRRVRSTTLETLQIVAEEDEDNKEIIGEGDTVRTIVKFLNHEHSKEREEAVSVLYELSKSEALCEKIGMVSGAILILLGMSSSDLENVLAVERADKTLDNLGKCEKNVLQMAENGRLQPLLTLLLEGSPDTKLEMAAFLGNLVLSNDAKVFVARTVGSALVNVMRSGNIKLREAALKALNQISSSCEISARVLIEEAGILPPLVKDLFTVGSNQLPMRLKEISATVLSNIVNSGYDFDSVPLGPDHHETLVSESIIHSLLHLISNTGPAIECKLLQILVGLTGSPTTVLDVVAAVKSSGAIVSLIQFIEAIQPDLRFASIKLLQNLSPHMGPELADALCGTAGQLGSLIKIISEAGGIMEEQAAAVSMLADLPERDKGLTRQMLDEGAFEVIISSLARVRQGETKGSRFTTPYLEGLVRVLARLTFVLEDQPEVVSLVREHNIAALFADLLQVNGLDNVQMVAAMALENLSLESKHLTQTPEMPKPGSCFSIFCASKPKGITGLCRLHLGICSFRNTFCLLEGKAVGKLVTCLDHTNEKVVEAALAAICTLLDDEVDVEQGVMVLDEVDAIKLILDILVENRSEILRRRSVYAVERLLRTQDIAVEVSGHPNVNTALVDAFRHGDFRTRQIAERALKHVDKIPNFSGIFPK, encoded by the exons ATGACAGAGAGCTGGGAAAGTTTCGACTCCGGTAGCCAGTCGGAACAGAGCTTTCACCTTGAAAGAACACACATTGAGCCTATTTATGATTCATTTTTATGTCCACTAACAAAACAAGTGATGAGAGATCCTGTTTCCATAGAAAATGGTAGAACCTTTGAACGAGAAGCTATTGAGAAGTGGTTCAGGGAACTGAGAGAGAGTGGAAGGAGGTTGGTTTGTCCATTGACTCAGAAAGAATTGAAAAGTGCTGATCTAAACCCTAGCATAGCTTTGCGCAACACAATTGAAGAATGGATGGCTAGGAATGAAGCTGCACAGCGTGAAGTTGCTCATAGATGTTTGTCTTTAGATTGTTCAGAGCATGAAATTTTGCAGGCTTTGAATTACATTCAGAACATCTGCTTGCAAAGCAGATCAAATAAGCATGCTATTCGCAATGCAGAGTTAATAcctaaggttgttgatatgttaaaGAGTAGCAGCAGGAGAGTTCGGAGTACTACCCTAGAAACACTCCAAATTGTTGCAGAGGAGGATGAAGATAATAAG gaaataattggtgaaggagatactGTTCGCACAATTGTTAAATTCTTAAACCATGAGCATTCCAAGGAGAGGGAGGAGGCTGTATCAGTGTTATATGAGCtctcaaagtctgaagctctatGTGAAAAGATCGGGATGGTCTCTGGTGCAATTCTTATATTGCTTGGAATGTCAAGTAGTGATTTAGAGAATGTTTTGGCAGTCGAGAGAGCTGACAAGACATTAGACAACTTAGGGAAATGTGAAAAGAATGTGTTGCAAATGGCTGAAAATGGTAGACTACAACCTCTTCTTACGTTGCTACTTGAAG GTTCCCCTGACACTAAACTGGAAATGGCTGCATTCCTCGGTAATCTGGTTCTTAGCAATGATGCGAAAGTTTTTGTTGCCAGAACAGTGGGTTCAGCACTAGTCAACGTCATGAGAAGTGGAAACATAAAACTAAGAGAAGCCGCTCTGAAGGCACTGAATCAGATATCATCTTCTTGTGAGATTAGTGCCAGGGTGTTAATAGAAGAAGCTGGGATACTTCCCCCACTAGTCAAGGACCTTTTCACTGTTGGCAGCAATCAACTTCCGATGAGGCTAAAAGAAATCTCTGCAACAGTTCTCTCCAACATTGTAAACTCCGGTTATGATTTTGATTCTGTGCCACTTGGGCCTGATCACCATGAAACCCTCGTCTCTGAAAGCATAATCCATAGCCTACTTCATCTCATCAGCAATACGGGTCCTGCAATTGAGTGCAAGCTTCTCCAGATACTTGTAGGTCTCACTGGTTCACCTACTACTGTTTTAGATGTTGTTGCAGCGGTTAAAAGCTCGGGAGCTATCGTCAGCTTGATTCAGTTCATTGAAGCTATACAACCGGATCTTCGTTTCGCTTCAATAAAACTATTGCAGAACCTCTCTCCGCATATGGGTCCAGAGCTAGCCGATGCTCTGTGTGGGACTGCTGGCCAGTTAGGCAGTCTGATAAAAATCATATCAGAAGCAGGTGGAATCATGGAAGAGCAGGCTGCAGCTGTTAGTATGTTGGCCGATCTTCCAGAGAGGGATAAAGGCCTCACTCGGCAAATGCTAGATGAAGGTGCCTTCGAGGTAATAATCTCCAGTTTGGCTCGGGTCCGGCAGGGGGAAACCAAGGGAAGCCGGTTCACAACTCCATATCTAGAAGGACTTGTTAGAGTTCTAGCAAGGCTCACATTTGTATTGGAGGATCAGCCAGAAGTTGTTTCTCTTGTGCGTGAGCACAACATTGCAGCATTGTTCGCCGATCTGCTTCAGGTGAATGGCCTAGATAATGTGCAGATGGTGGCTGCCATGGCTTTAGAGAATCTCTCGCTAGAATCTAAACATCTAACGCAAACTCCGGAGATGCCAAAACCCGGGTCTTGTTTTTCAATCTTTTGCGCCAGCAAGCCAAAGGGAATTACTGGACTGTGCCGACTCCACCTTGGAATCTGTTCGTTCAGGAACACCTTTTGTCTTTTAGAAGGAAAAGCAGTTGGGAAATTGGTGACCTGTTTAGATCACACAAATGAGAAGGTGGTTGAAGCTGCATTAGCAGCAATTTGCACTTTGCTGGATGATGAGGTTGATGTTGAGCAAGGTGTGATGGTGTTAGATGAAGTGGATGCGATTAAGCTGATACTTGATATTTTGGTTGAGAATCGTTCGGAAATCTTAAGGCGAAGGTCAGTTTATGCTGTTGAGAGGCTTTTGCGGACTCAAGATATTGCCGTAGAAGTTTCTGGTCATCCCAATGTGAATACTGCACTTGTTGATGCCTTCAGGCATGGTGATTTCCGGACTCGACAGATTGCTGAGCGCGCCCTGAAGCATGTTGATAAGATACCTAACTTCTCTGGCATCTTTCCAAAATAA
- the LOC113359822 gene encoding uncharacterized protein LOC113359822 yields the protein MDCETPCSFKFADDKIIESTPAKLAGIFCMQRIGSRKGQKLLKYYCPSDLTDNVLYSKYFTDIKSTKHQTTVTKTNILEKIKQLMAKRRKSGKRKKVDEKDLVCLIGLYLCCVLFFGDKNANGVNAKYLSIVETYDTVLKVSWPDLIHEHLFEEIHTNLSCLSNVKACVQYLLLLFAEHTPAGLIPKVENHEEDIPRVGRWDIYQISDYIWKTDMTQFSPTPSFVAEFSQLEKQLGISTVVPSKDDLQSWLKAQTIENSHLKEQLQEKQAMLKAVYAIAREGISEGDLSGTAEFKVHKFSCQIMQAMGIDPYKVTQEEFMQHEDDVHGGTEHGATEHEEEELQLVETEQQGDGSTEQEKEKDDAETSFHEEFPCMSLAAGNTPTILQAQTAAEGHKRPLRTYSSSMKSVTTCKTHQRKETPVTDEAQKKAADGGVVDGAGDDVAAKAVGDDVTAKVNEDTPATVGDGLVMTAPTQPTPGTFDDSSASTQFEDSMVITATTPQTQPDNAQTYRLVQLGANPDDMTNVEVSEMIDEIVSNINKTEHGPAVTENAEPTSTATTQENVFSLGLEKTPKPAGELLKEAANAIRERQPSFIQQRRHYLDGTQRRW from the exons atggattgtgagacaccatgttcattcaAGTTTGCTGATGATAAGATTATAGAGTCTACACCGGCAAAGCTGGCTGGTATATTTTGCATGCAGAGGATTGGAAGCAGAAAGGGTCAGAAGCTGTTAAAGTACTATTGTCCTAGTGATTTGACTGACAATGTTTTATACAGCAAATACTTCACCGATATCAAATCTACAAAGCATCAGACGACGGTGACTAAGACaaacattttagagaagataaaacaacttatggcaaaaaggagaaaaagtgggaaaagaaagaaagttgatgaAAAGGATCTAGTTTGCCTGATAGGTCTTTATCTTTGCTGTGTATTGTTTTTTGGCGACAAAAATGCCAATGGAGTGAACGCGAAATATCTTAGTATCGTTGAAACTTATGATACGGTGCTCAAGGTGTCGTGGCCTGATTTAATACACGAGCACTTGTTTGAAGAGATTCATACTAATCTTAGTTGTTTGTCAAATGTGAAGGCTTGTGTGCAATACCTACTG ttaTTGTTTGCTGAACACACGCCAGCAGGATTAATCCCGAAAGTTGAGAACCACGAGGAAGATATCCCGAGGGTTGGGAGATGGGATATATACCAGATTTCTGATTACATTTGGAAAACAGACATGACACAGTTTTCG ccaactcctagctttgtggctgagttttcacagcttgagaAGCAGCTGGGTATATCAACCGTGGTACCCAGCAAGGACGACCTGCAAAGTTGGCTGAAAGCGCAAACTATTGAGAATAGCCATCTGAAAGAGCAACTGCAAGAAAAGCAAGCAATGCTTAAAGCAGTGTATGCAATTGCAAGAGAAGGGATATCAGAAGGGGACCTTTCAGGAACAGCGGAATTCAAGGTtcacaaatttagttgccaaattatgcaagcaatgggtattgatccttacaaagtgacccaggaagagtttatgcaacatgaagatgatgtacatggaggtactgagcatggagctactgagcatgaagaagaagagttacaatTAGTTGAGACAGAGCAACAAGGAGATGGAAGTACtgagcaagagaaagagaaagatgacgcggaaacttccttccatgaagaat ttccatgtatgagccttgcagctggaaatacgccaacaattctgcaagctcaaactgctgcagaggGGCACAAAAGACCACTCAGGACATATAGTTCGAGTATGAAGAGTGTGACAACTTGCAAGACTCACCAAAGAAAAG AGACACCTGTTACGGATGAGGCACAGAAGAAAGCTGCAGATGGTGGAGTTGTGGATGGGGCAGGTGATGATGTAGCTGCAAAAGCCGTAGGTGATGATGTTACTGCAAAAGTCAATGAGGATACACCTGCAACTGTTGGTGACGGTTTGGTTATGACTGCTCCAACTCAGCCAACTCCTGGAACTTTTGATGACAGTTCTGCTTCAACACAGTTTGAGGACTCCATGGTGATAACTGCTACAACACCGCAAACACAGCCTGACAATGCTCAGACCTACAGGTTGGTGCAACTAGGAGCTAACCCCGATGATATGACGAATGTTGAAGTGAGTGAAATGATAGATGAGATCGTCAGCAACATTAACAAAACTGAACATGGACCCGCAGTGACGGAGAATGCAGAACCTACCTCAACTG CTACAACGCAGGAAAACGTTTTTAGCCTTGGATTAGAAAAAACTCCAAAACCTGCAGGAGAGTTACTGAAGGAAGCTGCAAATGCAATAAGAGAAAGGCAACCATCATTCATACAACAACGT AGACATTACTTGGATGGAACGCAAAGAAGATGGTAG
- the LOC113359823 gene encoding uncharacterized protein LOC113359823 produces the protein MGHSPHMKLVVVMKCLCKSTAADSADDYTRMGATTIYYYLKRFCHTIYMTFGERYLRKPTPEGVQRLLDENAKQGFPGMLGSVDCMQWPWKNCLIAWIGTYRKEKHSSLGVAPPCNYVINGHQYNMGYFLVDGIYPKLTTIVQAFSQTLDIPEYVRFNKYQMAKRKNDERVF, from the exons ATGGGGCATTCTCCGCATATGAAATTAGTTGTCgtgatgaaatgtttatgcaaaaGTACGGCAGCTGATAGTGCCGATGATTACACTCGTATGGGTGCCACTACAATATACTATTATCTAAAAAGATTTTGTCACACCATTTACATGACTTTTGGAGAAAGATATTTGCGTAAACCTACTCCTGAAGGTGTCCAGAGGTTGCTAGATGAGAATGCGAAACAAGGTTTTCCTGGAATGCTTGgtagtgttgattgtatgcaATGGCCATGGAAGAATTGTCTGATAGCTTGGATAGGAACTTACCGTAAAGAGAAACATAGTAGTCTG GGTGTAGCACCTCCATGCAATTATGTCATCAATGGTCACCAATACAATATGGGTTATTTCTTAGTTGATGGTATCTATCCAAAGTTGACTACAATTGTACAAGCTTTCAGTCAGACATTGGACATTCCCGAGTATGTGAGATTCAACAAGTATCAAATGGCTAAAAGAAAGAATGACGAGCGTGTTTTTTGA
- the LOC113359824 gene encoding uncharacterized protein LOC113359824, with protein MGHSPHMKLVVVMKCLCKSTASDSADDYTRMGATTIYYYLKRFCHTIYMTFGERYLRKPTPEGVQRLLDENAKQGFPGMLGSVDCMQWPWKNCLIAWIGTYRKEKHSSLGVAPPCNYVINGHQYNMGYFLVDGIYPKLTTIVQAFSQTLDIPEYVRFNKYQMAKRKNDERVF; from the exons ATGGGGCATTCTCCGCATATGAAATTAGTTGTCgtgatgaaatgtttatgcaaaaGTACGGCATCTGATAGTGCCGATGATTACACTCGTATGGGTGCCACTACAATATACTATTATCTAAAAAGATTTTGTCACACCATTTACATGACTTTTGGAGAAAGATATTTGCGTAAACCTACTCCTGAAGGTGTCCAGAGGTTGCTAGATGAGAATGCGAAACAAGGTTTTCCTGGAATGCTTGgtagtgttgattgtatgcaATGGCCATGGAAGAATTGTCTGATAGCTTGGATAGGAACTTACCGTAAAGAGAAACATAGTAGTCTG GGTGTAGCACCTCCATGCAATTATGTCATCAATGGTCACCAATACAATATGGGTTATTTCTTAGTTGATGGTATCTATCCAAAGTTGACTACAATTGTACAAGCTTTCAGTCAGACATTGGACATTCCCGAGTATGTGAGATTCAACAAGTATCAAATGGCTAAAAGAAAGAATGACGAGCGTGTTTTTTGA